In the genome of Aureimonas sp. OT7, one region contains:
- a CDS encoding (2Fe-2S)-binding protein — MFKRLEDIGVEGVAFTIDGKRHTGRRGDTVAAALLAAGVETCRTSAVGGVPRAPYCMMGVCFECLVTIDGVGNRQGCLVPLAEGMRVETQIGHGKRELGR; from the coding sequence ATGTTCAAGCGGCTTGAGGACATCGGCGTGGAAGGCGTGGCCTTCACCATCGATGGCAAGCGCCATACCGGCCGGCGGGGCGATACCGTGGCCGCCGCGCTGCTTGCGGCCGGTGTCGAAACCTGCCGCACCAGCGCGGTGGGCGGCGTTCCGCGTGCGCCCTACTGCATGATGGGAGTGTGCTTCGAATGCCTCGTCACCATCGACGGGGTCGGCAACCGGCAGGGGTGCCTGGTGCCCCTGGCAGAGGGCATGCGCGTGGAAACGCAGATCGGACACGGCAAGCGGGAGTTGGGACGATGA
- a CDS encoding NAD(P)/FAD-dependent oxidoreductase produces MTPLGDVAALADSYDLVVIGAGPAGMAAATLAAAKGASTLLVDENPAPGGQIYRGITNTPLQVKAVLGADYWRGEAIATAFRDSDAAYLPSATVWQAAQGFELGISAHGKTRLIHARRVIGATGALERPFPIPGWTLPGVMTAGAAQTLLKASGIAMEGRVVLAGSGPLLRLIAAQYLAAGSRIDTILDTTPRGNWRNALGGLSGFATSPYLRKGLGLLMKVRRSVRVVSGVTALAAEGDARLEAVRYTSGGRETVLPVDHLLLHQGVVPNVNLASSMGCEILWDDVQAAFRPRVDGFGETSVEGFAIAGDGAGIAGAEAAAERGRLAALGALAALGRISTGQRDEAAAPIRAVLNCYDKGRGFLDALYRPAPQFRVAADDAIACRCEEVTGGQVRDAVTQLGVTGPNQLKSFLRCGMGPCQGRLCGLTITETIAEARGVSPEAVGYYRLRAPIKPITLAELASLDKADEEVRMVARG; encoded by the coding sequence ATGACACCATTGGGCGACGTCGCGGCCCTTGCCGACAGCTACGACCTGGTCGTCATCGGGGCCGGCCCGGCAGGCATGGCCGCCGCGACGCTGGCCGCCGCCAAGGGCGCCTCGACGCTTCTTGTCGACGAAAACCCGGCGCCGGGCGGCCAGATCTATCGCGGCATCACGAATACGCCGCTTCAGGTCAAGGCGGTTCTGGGCGCCGACTACTGGCGCGGAGAGGCAATCGCCACGGCCTTCCGCGACAGCGACGCCGCCTATCTGCCGTCCGCGACGGTGTGGCAGGCGGCACAGGGTTTCGAGCTCGGCATTTCCGCCCATGGCAAAACGCGCTTGATCCATGCCCGCCGGGTGATTGGCGCGACAGGGGCCCTCGAGCGCCCGTTCCCCATTCCGGGTTGGACGCTGCCCGGCGTCATGACGGCGGGCGCGGCGCAAACCCTTCTCAAGGCGAGCGGGATCGCCATGGAGGGCCGCGTGGTGCTGGCCGGCAGTGGCCCGCTGCTGCGGCTGATAGCGGCGCAGTATCTGGCCGCGGGCAGCCGCATCGACACAATCCTCGACACCACTCCGCGGGGCAACTGGCGCAATGCGCTGGGCGGCCTCTCCGGGTTCGCGACGTCGCCTTACCTGCGCAAGGGCCTCGGCCTGCTGATGAAGGTACGCCGTTCGGTCAGGGTCGTCTCAGGCGTGACGGCCCTTGCGGCAGAGGGCGATGCGCGGCTGGAAGCGGTCCGCTACACGAGTGGCGGCCGGGAAACGGTGCTTCCCGTGGATCACCTCCTGCTGCATCAGGGTGTCGTGCCCAATGTCAATCTGGCCAGCTCCATGGGCTGCGAGATCCTTTGGGACGATGTGCAGGCGGCATTCCGCCCCCGGGTGGACGGCTTCGGCGAGACGAGCGTCGAGGGCTTCGCCATTGCCGGCGATGGTGCGGGCATCGCCGGGGCGGAAGCCGCCGCCGAGCGCGGCCGCCTTGCCGCATTGGGGGCGCTGGCCGCCCTCGGCCGTATCTCAACCGGGCAGCGCGACGAGGCCGCGGCGCCGATCCGCGCCGTGCTGAACTGCTACGACAAGGGCCGTGGATTCCTCGACGCGCTCTATCGGCCCGCCCCGCAGTTCCGGGTGGCGGCGGACGATGCCATCGCCTGTCGCTGCGAGGAGGTGACGGGCGGGCAGGTGCGAGATGCCGTGACCCAGCTTGGCGTCACCGGCCCCAACCAGCTCAAATCCTTCCTGCGGTGCGGCATGGGGCCGTGCCAGGGGCGGCTCTGCGGCCTGACCATAACGGAGACCATCGCCGAGGCACGGGGCGTCTCGCCCGAGGCCGTTGGCTACTACCGTTTGCGGGCACCCATCAAGCCGATCACGCTGGCCGAGCTTGCCTCGCTCGACAAGGCGGATGAGGAAGTCCGCATGGTGGCGCGTGGCTGA
- a CDS encoding FAD-dependent oxidoreductase — protein sequence MAEARTIGDVIVAGGGLHGCSAALQLSMRGVRVTVVEKDYPGRHASGVNAGGVRRLGRALPEIPLSLRAMEMWHDIETLVDDDCGFESEGQVKVAEGEADMETCRARRETLVAEGFTHEEVIDRQELRALVPHIAEHCIGGLVSRGDGAALPFRTVLAFRNKAKALGARFIEGERVVSLVRTGTVWTATTDAGTRLQAPVVVNAAGAWAGHLAEMAGDRAPVEAVAPMLMITERRPPFLRPVVGATSRTLSFKQFANGTVLIGGGYLGRPDPDTNRTELDYRKLAENARTVRDLFPIMRDARIVRTWAGIEARMPDGIPVIGASAAAEGLFHSFGYSLHGFQLGPVTGVVLADLIQNGQSNLPIAAFSISRFAA from the coding sequence GTGGCTGAGGCCCGAACGATCGGTGACGTGATCGTTGCCGGCGGCGGGCTGCATGGCTGTTCGGCAGCCCTGCAGCTCAGCATGCGCGGGGTCCGCGTGACCGTGGTGGAGAAAGACTATCCCGGCCGCCATGCTTCCGGCGTCAATGCCGGGGGCGTGCGGCGGCTTGGCCGGGCCTTGCCTGAAATTCCGCTGAGCCTGCGGGCCATGGAGATGTGGCACGACATCGAAACGCTCGTCGACGATGACTGCGGCTTCGAATCCGAAGGGCAGGTCAAGGTGGCCGAAGGCGAGGCGGACATGGAAACCTGCCGCGCCAGGCGTGAAACCCTCGTGGCGGAGGGCTTTACGCATGAAGAGGTGATCGACCGCCAAGAGCTGCGGGCCCTCGTGCCGCACATCGCCGAGCATTGCATCGGCGGTCTGGTCAGTCGTGGCGACGGGGCCGCGCTGCCGTTCCGCACGGTGCTGGCTTTCCGCAACAAGGCGAAGGCGCTGGGGGCGCGCTTCATCGAGGGCGAGCGCGTCGTTTCCCTTGTTCGCACGGGCACTGTGTGGACCGCGACGACCGATGCGGGAACGCGGCTCCAGGCACCGGTGGTGGTCAATGCCGCCGGGGCCTGGGCGGGGCACCTGGCGGAGATGGCCGGCGACCGCGCACCCGTGGAAGCCGTCGCCCCCATGCTGATGATCACAGAGCGCCGGCCTCCCTTCCTCAGGCCCGTCGTCGGCGCCACCTCCCGGACCCTGTCCTTCAAGCAGTTCGCCAATGGCACGGTGCTGATCGGCGGTGGTTACCTCGGACGTCCGGACCCGGACACCAACCGCACCGAACTGGACTATCGCAAGCTGGCGGAAAACGCCCGCACCGTCCGCGACCTCTTTCCCATCATGCGCGACGCCCGCATCGTGCGCACATGGGCGGGCATCGAGGCGCGGATGCCCGACGGCATCCCCGTCATTGGCGCATCGGCCGCGGCGGAAGGCCTGTTCCATTCGTTCGGCTATTCCCTGCACGGCTTTCAACTCGGGCCGGTGACCGGGGTGGTGCTGGCCGACCTGATCCAGAACGGCCAGTCGAACCTGCCGATCGCCGCGTTCTCGATCTCCCGTTTCGCCGCGTAG
- a CDS encoding RidA family protein translates to MVKRGLQTPIMHRFVEHNGIIAFGGLIADDLSQTMGGQTAQICQKLDKLLAEAGTDKSKLISAMLYVTDMGQKAEMNQAWTSWIEAADLPTRATIGVADLGKNVLIEVVVTAAA, encoded by the coding sequence ATGGTAAAGCGTGGCCTTCAAACCCCGATCATGCATCGCTTCGTCGAGCATAACGGCATCATCGCCTTTGGCGGTCTCATCGCCGACGATCTGTCGCAGACGATGGGCGGCCAGACCGCACAGATATGCCAGAAGCTCGACAAGCTGCTTGCCGAGGCCGGCACCGACAAGAGCAAGCTCATTTCCGCCATGCTGTATGTGACGGACATGGGCCAGAAGGCCGAGATGAACCAGGCATGGACGTCTTGGATCGAGGCGGCCGACCTGCCCACCCGCGCTACGATCGGCGTTGCCGACCTTGGCAAGAACGTCCTGATCGAGGTGGTGGTGACGGCTGCCGCCTGA
- a CDS encoding DUF1028 domain-containing protein — protein sequence MTLSIAARCPRTKQFGVAAATEMPAVGKFLSYAFPGFGAFATQALVNPYLGIDGVKLLSLSVSARGTVETVLDDDAERHKRQVAAIDKEGRAHAFTGEDCLPWAGHRTDRDVSVQGNRLVGPAVLEAMLQAFEQDAGAELVHRLIAAIAAGVAAGGDRAGERSANVYIVGAEEYPLWDIRVDAHPDVVSELRRLETVFREELYPHVLDMPSRRRG from the coding sequence ATGACCCTGTCCATCGCCGCCAGATGCCCACGGACCAAACAGTTCGGCGTGGCGGCGGCAACCGAGATGCCGGCGGTGGGCAAGTTTCTGTCCTACGCCTTTCCCGGTTTCGGAGCCTTTGCGACACAGGCGCTGGTGAACCCCTATCTCGGCATCGACGGCGTCAAGCTGCTGTCCCTCAGCGTCTCCGCGCGCGGCACGGTGGAAACCGTGCTGGATGACGATGCGGAGCGCCACAAGCGGCAGGTTGCCGCCATCGACAAGGAGGGCCGCGCCCACGCCTTCACCGGCGAGGATTGCCTTCCCTGGGCCGGCCACCGGACGGACCGCGACGTCAGCGTCCAGGGCAACAGGCTTGTGGGCCCGGCCGTGCTGGAGGCCATGCTGCAGGCTTTCGAGCAGGATGCCGGGGCCGAGCTGGTGCACCGCCTGATCGCGGCAATAGCGGCCGGCGTGGCTGCAGGCGGCGACCGGGCAGGAGAAAGGTCGGCGAACGTCTATATCGTCGGTGCCGAGGAATATCCCCTTTGGGACATCCGGGTGGATGCCCACCCGGATGTCGTCTCGGAGTTGCGACGGCTGGAAACCGTGTTCCGCGAGGAACTCTACCCGCACGTTCTGGACATGCCGTCGCGCCGTCGCGGCTGA
- a CDS encoding DUF1338 family protein — MTSGPFVPPDEIRAGFSRAMSDMYRQEVPQYGALMQLVGAVNSDVLKADADLAARLARAGELERLSDERHGAIRLGTAAELFDIGRIFAVMGMHPVGYYDLAVAGIPVHSTAFRPIDEAALSKNPFRVFTSLLRLDLIEDGALRAKATAILARRRIFTPKALELASLHEAQGGLTPAQAEHFIAQALETFRWHSEATVDAATYAELAAEHRLIADIVCFKGPHINHLTPRTLDIDAVQAGMPAHGIAPKAVIEGPPQRRCPILLRQTSFKALEEDILFPEADGHVPGRHTARFGEIEQRGAALTPKGRALYDALLADARKSGSLDAAGTGASSYMARLARHFSTFPDDWRTMRSEGLAFFRYSPTEKGLAAARAGQTGKDIESLLSAGHAVCDPIVYEDFLPVSAAGIFQSNLGTDAQSDAAASGSKALFEKALGRPVLDEMELYRRMEMQSLQSTLGVLGARTAA, encoded by the coding sequence ATGACATCCGGCCCTTTCGTGCCCCCTGACGAGATCCGCGCCGGTTTCTCGCGCGCAATGTCCGACATGTACCGGCAGGAGGTGCCGCAATATGGTGCGCTCATGCAGTTGGTGGGCGCGGTCAACTCGGACGTGCTGAAGGCGGACGCAGACCTGGCAGCGCGGCTGGCGCGCGCGGGAGAGCTGGAGCGTCTGTCGGACGAGCGGCATGGCGCCATCCGCCTCGGTACTGCGGCCGAACTCTTCGACATCGGCAGGATTTTCGCGGTGATGGGCATGCATCCGGTAGGGTACTACGACCTTGCCGTGGCCGGCATCCCCGTCCATTCGACGGCCTTCCGGCCGATCGACGAGGCGGCGCTGTCGAAAAACCCTTTCCGCGTCTTCACCTCGCTGCTCCGGCTCGACCTGATCGAGGACGGGGCGTTGCGCGCAAAGGCTACCGCCATCCTGGCCAGGCGTCGCATTTTCACTCCGAAGGCGCTGGAGCTGGCATCGCTCCACGAAGCGCAAGGCGGGCTGACCCCCGCCCAGGCGGAACACTTCATCGCACAGGCGCTGGAAACCTTCCGCTGGCATTCCGAGGCGACGGTGGATGCGGCCACTTACGCCGAGCTTGCCGCCGAACATCGCCTGATCGCCGATATCGTCTGCTTCAAGGGCCCGCATATCAATCATCTGACGCCGCGCACGCTGGATATCGATGCCGTGCAGGCCGGGATGCCGGCGCACGGCATCGCGCCGAAGGCGGTGATCGAGGGCCCGCCGCAGCGCCGATGCCCGATCCTCCTGCGTCAGACCAGCTTCAAGGCACTCGAAGAGGACATCCTGTTTCCCGAAGCGGATGGGCACGTCCCAGGGCGACACACCGCCCGTTTCGGTGAAATCGAGCAGCGCGGGGCGGCCCTGACGCCGAAGGGGCGCGCCCTTTACGACGCGCTTTTGGCCGATGCGCGCAAGTCCGGCTCGCTCGATGCCGCCGGCACCGGCGCGTCGAGCTACATGGCGCGCCTTGCCCGGCACTTCAGTACCTTCCCGGACGACTGGCGGACGATGCGGTCCGAAGGATTGGCGTTCTTTCGCTATTCCCCCACCGAAAAGGGCCTAGCCGCCGCACGCGCCGGGCAAACCGGCAAGGATATCGAAAGCCTTCTGTCGGCTGGCCATGCCGTCTGCGACCCCATCGTCTACGAAGATTTCCTTCCCGTATCGGCCGCAGGCATCTTCCAGTCCAACCTCGGGACGGATGCCCAGTCGGACGCCGCCGCCAGCGGCAGCAAGGCCCTGTTCGAAAAGGCCCTCGGCCGGCCCGTCCTCGACGAGATGGAGCTTTATCGCCGGATGGAGATGCAATCGCTGCAATCGACCCTCGGCGTGCTGGGCGCCCGCACCGCCGCCTGA
- a CDS encoding glycosyltransferase, with translation MVAGAPHRMAGQNRAGIAMKTKPKVLIVSENASMMFGGEASLPWHYFTRLRGRGVDTWLVVHERTRAELARLAPEALDRIHFIPDNRFNIFCWKMGAKMPAQLGDITFGYASRIANQIEARRLVRRLVRQNGISVVHQPIPVSPREPSLMVDVGAPVVMGPMNGNMSYPPAMQARAGGTVQKILRSARALSDHVHGLMRGKREAALLLVANQRTRMGLPPKCRGAVVELVENGIDTELWQPGSAPASGASGDMRLLFLGRLVDWKAVDIVLEAVGRLPPQGGVTLDIIGDGPMRQPLQALAEQLGLDGKVRFHGFLPQPECAAAMRNADALVLPSLYECGGAVVLEAMAAGVPVIATAWGGPLDYLDASCGILIEPTSRDDLVAGFATAIGQLASEPERRAAMGQAGRNRALRNFDWDDKISRMLVLYEAVAAGRPLTDADVEPTRPADRLVQHQFMLRPSARQDS, from the coding sequence ATGGTGGCGGGCGCTCCGCACAGGATGGCGGGCCAGAACCGTGCCGGGATCGCCATGAAGACGAAGCCTAAAGTCCTGATCGTCAGTGAGAATGCGTCGATGATGTTCGGCGGCGAGGCATCGCTGCCGTGGCATTACTTCACCCGGCTGCGGGGACGGGGCGTCGATACCTGGCTGGTCGTGCACGAACGGACGCGCGCCGAGCTGGCGCGCCTGGCACCGGAGGCGCTGGACCGCATCCATTTCATACCGGACAACCGCTTCAACATCTTCTGCTGGAAGATGGGGGCGAAGATGCCGGCCCAGCTTGGAGATATCACCTTCGGCTACGCCAGCCGCATCGCCAACCAGATCGAGGCGCGCCGGCTAGTGCGCCGTCTCGTCCGTCAGAATGGCATCTCGGTCGTCCATCAGCCCATTCCCGTGTCCCCGCGCGAGCCGTCGCTGATGGTCGATGTCGGGGCGCCGGTGGTGATGGGGCCGATGAACGGCAACATGTCCTATCCGCCGGCGATGCAGGCGAGGGCCGGGGGCACGGTGCAGAAGATACTGCGCTCGGCGCGCGCCCTTTCCGACCACGTGCACGGCCTGATGCGCGGCAAACGCGAAGCCGCTTTGCTTCTGGTCGCCAACCAGCGTACGCGCATGGGCCTGCCGCCGAAATGCCGTGGCGCGGTGGTGGAGCTGGTGGAAAACGGCATCGACACCGAGCTCTGGCAGCCCGGAAGCGCGCCGGCCTCCGGCGCTTCGGGTGACATGCGCCTTTTGTTTCTTGGCCGGCTGGTGGACTGGAAGGCGGTGGATATCGTCCTGGAGGCGGTCGGGCGCTTGCCGCCGCAGGGCGGCGTGACGCTGGATATCATCGGCGATGGGCCCATGCGCCAGCCTTTGCAGGCGCTGGCGGAGCAACTCGGCCTCGATGGTAAGGTTCGCTTCCACGGCTTCCTGCCGCAGCCCGAATGCGCCGCGGCGATGCGCAATGCGGACGCTCTCGTCCTGCCGAGCCTGTACGAGTGCGGCGGCGCGGTCGTGCTGGAGGCCATGGCCGCGGGCGTCCCGGTGATCGCGACGGCGTGGGGAGGGCCGTTGGATTACCTCGATGCAAGCTGCGGTATCCTGATCGAGCCGACCAGCCGCGACGATCTCGTGGCCGGTTTCGCCACCGCCATCGGGCAACTCGCCTCCGAGCCGGAGCGGCGCGCCGCAATGGGGCAGGCCGGGCGCAACAGGGCGCTGCGCAACTTCGACTGGGATGACAAAATCAGCCGCATGCTGGTGCTTTACGAGGCCGTCGCGGCCGGGCGGCCGTTGACCGACGCGGACGTGGAGCCGACACGGCCTGCGGACAGGCTGGTGCAGCACCAGTTCATGCTCCGGCCGTCGGCGCGCCAGGACTCCTGA
- a CDS encoding hydantoinase B/oxoprolinase family protein, with product MSERMWDFWIDRGGTFTDVIGRAPSGELHPMKLLSENPEAYEDAAIEGIRRLIGVEAGAPIPAGSVGTVRMGTTVATNALLERKGERTLLLITEGLRDQLRIAYQARPDIFAKEIILPEQLYERVEEVHERLLADGTVERPLDLESLRPRLEAARRDGFDAVAIVLMHAWTNPRHEIAVAELVRSLGFSQVSVSHEVSPLIKLVGRGDTTVVDAYLSPILGRYVSRVARTLGATPAGEPGPTLQFMMSSGGLTAADRFRGKDAILSGPAGGVVGMVRTAGQAGFSRVIGFDMGGTSTDVAHSAGEYERAFDTEVAGVRIRAPMMRIHTVAAGGGSILHAEKGRFRVGPDSAGADPGPAAYRRGGPLTVTDANVMLGKLNPRYFPSIFGPGQDQPLDRETVAEKFAEIAATAGEGRSAEEVAEGFLTIAVENMANAIKKISVQRGYDVTRYLLNSFGGAGGQHACLVADALGMEHILLHPLSGLLSAYGMGLATVTASRQQGLVRPFGAASREAVATLTDELRAAVLHELAEQGVPSEATQTRTKLHLRYDGTDTTLDVPFDGDEDAARQTFESMHKAQFGFITPGKPVTVEAVEVEGWDRQAEDTVAEAASDGERMAQSDERARFFSGGAWHDAGVFRREGLAAGDAVRGPALIIEPNQTVVIEPGWTARLTAADHIVLKRHEAMVRAGAIGTEQADPILLEVFNNFFMAIAEQMGVALQNTAHSVNIKERLDFSCAVFDAGGALVANAPHMPVHLGSMDRSVETVIRLNEGSIRPGDVYALNAPYNGGTHLPDITVVSPVFDDAGKRIIFWVASRGHHADVGGTAPGSMTPLATTVDEEGVLIDNFRLVADGVFQEDGLRKLLIEHPYPARNPAQNIADMKAQIAANERGAAELRRMVSEFGLPAVEAYMGHVQDNAAEEVARLIGRLDDCEYSYDTDTGQTIKVRITVDRDKRTATVDFTGTSEAIANNFNAPEPVTRAAVLYCFRVMVEAPIPMNAGCLRPIRIIVPEGSMLKPAYPRAVVAGNVETSQHVTNAIFGALNAIANSQGTMNNLTFGNNEYQYYETICSGSPAGRTNDGRGFAGTSGVHVHMTNSRLTDPEILEMRYPVMLEQFGLRRGARGDSAFDPGEGTTRTIRFLQRMDCAILSSHRSIAPKGIMGGAAGECGRTEVRRLDGSIDVLKACDQTVLEAGEAVTVVTPIAGGYGSRNR from the coding sequence ATGTCTGAGCGCATGTGGGACTTCTGGATCGACCGCGGAGGCACCTTCACCGACGTCATCGGGCGCGCGCCATCGGGCGAACTCCACCCGATGAAGCTTTTGTCCGAAAATCCCGAAGCCTACGAGGACGCGGCCATCGAGGGCATCCGCCGCCTGATCGGCGTTGAAGCCGGCGCACCCATCCCTGCCGGCTCCGTCGGCACGGTGCGCATGGGAACGACGGTCGCCACGAATGCGCTTCTGGAGCGCAAGGGGGAGCGCACCCTTCTTCTGATTACGGAAGGGCTGCGCGACCAGCTCCGGATCGCCTATCAGGCACGGCCAGATATCTTCGCCAAGGAAATCATCCTGCCCGAGCAGCTCTATGAGCGCGTCGAGGAGGTGCACGAGCGACTTCTGGCCGATGGCACGGTGGAGCGCCCGCTCGATCTGGAGTCCCTGCGCCCTCGGCTGGAGGCCGCGCGCAGGGATGGCTTCGATGCCGTCGCCATTGTGCTCATGCATGCCTGGACCAACCCGCGCCACGAGATCGCCGTGGCCGAGCTCGTGCGTTCGCTCGGCTTTTCGCAGGTGTCGGTCAGCCACGAAGTTTCGCCGCTCATAAAGCTGGTGGGGCGCGGCGACACGACCGTCGTCGACGCCTACCTTTCGCCGATCCTCGGCCGCTACGTCTCCCGCGTGGCGCGCACGCTGGGTGCTACACCGGCCGGGGAGCCCGGCCCCACGCTGCAGTTCATGATGTCGTCCGGCGGGTTGACGGCCGCCGACCGGTTTCGCGGCAAGGATGCCATCCTGTCCGGACCGGCGGGCGGTGTCGTCGGCATGGTACGCACGGCAGGCCAGGCCGGCTTCTCACGCGTCATCGGTTTCGACATGGGCGGCACCTCGACCGATGTCGCCCATTCGGCCGGCGAGTATGAGCGCGCCTTCGACACCGAAGTCGCCGGAGTGCGGATCCGCGCCCCGATGATGCGCATCCATACGGTGGCCGCCGGCGGAGGCTCCATCCTGCATGCCGAAAAGGGGCGCTTCCGCGTCGGGCCGGATTCCGCCGGCGCCGACCCTGGCCCGGCGGCTTATCGGCGCGGCGGCCCGTTGACCGTGACCGACGCCAACGTGATGCTGGGCAAGCTCAATCCTCGATATTTTCCCTCGATCTTCGGCCCGGGACAGGACCAGCCCCTCGACCGCGAGACGGTCGCCGAGAAGTTCGCCGAAATCGCCGCCACGGCCGGCGAAGGGCGCTCGGCCGAGGAGGTGGCGGAAGGCTTCCTGACCATCGCCGTCGAAAACATGGCCAATGCCATCAAGAAGATCAGCGTCCAGCGCGGCTATGACGTGACGCGCTATCTGCTCAATTCGTTCGGCGGCGCGGGTGGGCAGCACGCCTGCCTCGTTGCCGACGCGCTGGGCATGGAGCATATCCTGCTGCATCCCCTGTCCGGCTTGCTTTCGGCCTATGGCATGGGCCTTGCCACGGTGACCGCCAGCCGCCAGCAGGGGCTTGTCCGGCCCTTCGGCGCAGCCAGCCGCGAGGCCGTCGCCACCCTGACGGACGAGTTGCGTGCGGCCGTCCTCCACGAGCTTGCCGAACAGGGCGTGCCATCCGAAGCAACGCAGACGCGAACCAAGCTGCACCTGCGGTATGACGGAACGGACACGACACTCGACGTGCCCTTCGATGGCGACGAGGACGCCGCCCGGCAAACCTTCGAGTCGATGCACAAGGCTCAATTCGGCTTCATCACGCCGGGCAAGCCCGTCACGGTCGAGGCCGTGGAAGTGGAAGGCTGGGACCGGCAGGCCGAGGACACCGTCGCCGAGGCGGCGTCGGATGGGGAACGCATGGCGCAGAGCGACGAGCGCGCCCGGTTCTTCTCCGGCGGTGCATGGCACGACGCCGGCGTTTTCCGCCGCGAGGGCCTTGCGGCCGGCGACGCCGTCCGCGGCCCCGCACTGATCATAGAGCCAAACCAGACCGTGGTGATCGAGCCGGGCTGGACGGCACGCCTGACGGCGGCCGACCACATCGTGCTGAAGCGGCACGAGGCGATGGTGCGGGCCGGTGCCATCGGCACCGAGCAGGCAGACCCGATCCTTCTGGAAGTGTTCAACAACTTCTTCATGGCCATCGCCGAGCAGATGGGCGTGGCCCTTCAGAACACGGCCCACTCGGTGAACATCAAGGAGCGACTGGACTTCTCCTGCGCCGTCTTCGATGCCGGCGGCGCGCTCGTGGCCAACGCCCCGCATATGCCCGTGCACCTGGGTTCGATGGATCGCTCGGTGGAAACCGTGATCCGGCTGAACGAGGGCTCGATAAGGCCGGGCGACGTCTACGCGCTCAACGCGCCTTATAATGGCGGCACCCACCTGCCCGACATTACCGTCGTCAGCCCGGTCTTCGACGACGCCGGCAAGCGGATCATCTTCTGGGTCGCCTCGCGCGGCCACCACGCCGATGTCGGCGGCACGGCGCCCGGCTCGATGACGCCGCTGGCCACGACCGTCGACGAAGAAGGCGTCCTGATCGACAATTTCCGGCTCGTCGCGGATGGTGTCTTCCAGGAAGACGGCCTGCGAAAACTGTTGATCGAACACCCCTACCCGGCCCGCAACCCGGCGCAGAATATCGCCGACATGAAAGCGCAGATTGCTGCCAACGAGCGTGGCGCGGCGGAATTGCGCCGCATGGTGAGCGAGTTCGGCCTGCCCGCCGTGGAAGCCTATATGGGCCATGTACAGGACAACGCCGCCGAAGAGGTGGCGCGGCTGATCGGCCGGCTCGACGATTGCGAATACAGCTACGACACCGACACGGGACAGACGATCAAGGTCAGGATCACCGTGGATCGCGACAAGCGTACGGCGACCGTGGACTTCACGGGGACATCGGAGGCCATCGCCAACAATTTCAACGCGCCGGAGCCCGTCACACGCGCCGCCGTCCTGTACTGCTTCCGCGTCATGGTGGAAGCGCCGATCCCGATGAACGCCGGGTGCCTGCGGCCCATCCGCATTATCGTGCCGGAGGGCTCGATGCTCAAGCCCGCCTATCCGCGCGCGGTTGTCGCCGGCAATGTCGAGACCTCCCAGCACGTCACCAACGCCATCTTCGGCGCGCTGAACGCGATCGCCAACAGCCAGGGTACGATGAACAACCTGACTTTCGGCAATAACGAGTACCAGTATTACGAGACGATCTGCTCGGGCTCGCCCGCCGGGCGCACCAATGACGGGCGCGGCTTCGCCGGAACGTCGGGCGTGCACGTGCACATGACCAACTCCCGCCTGACCGACCCGGAGATCCTGGAAATGCGCTACCCGGTGATGCTGGAGCAGTTCGGCCTGCGCCGGGGGGCGCGCGGCGACAGCGCCTTCGACCCCGGCGAAGGCACCACGCGCACCATCCGCTTCCTGCAACGCATGGACTGCGCCATCCTGTCCTCGCATCGCTCGATTGCGCCAAAGGGCATCATGGGCGGCGCTGCCGGTGAATGCGGGCGGACCGAGGTTCGGCGTCTGGACGGGTCCATCGACGTACTCAAGGCCTGCGACCAGACGGTTCTGGAAGCCGGCGAGGCGGTGACCGTCGTCACGCCCATTGCCGGCGGATACGGCAGCCGGAACCGCTGA